A stretch of Besnoitia besnoiti strain Bb-Ger1 chromosome V, whole genome shotgun sequence DNA encodes these proteins:
- a CDS encoding hypothetical protein (encoded by transcript BESB_062440), protein MSRVLRGLKHIRQESEKYRFSLRVEAVKINHSKAEKTFATVEWIRGPKRCRGREVVVLSPGANSLEFAAGHEFVLIATLFRKKGAGEPEKGDKPAPANASRLRKFALRRNSTAAASTGEEETDARAGDCLFLPKESKLQLVEVQESGRRSFRALTGRARLNSFAGASGSGLSPSTPEADAATASGSLSGASRPSPPLNLRAAPIASAVLAERRIDLAQFVNARVAKGNETGVAEVIQERLTLPLDRCGDPEASITFVLSFTHLGSAGEGDDDAVSLHSGLVSLASDETFFRQSVAAPAGFSSAVSGPAAPVLAVRHPQGASSSALPPTREALERPAATAGGHKKPDALAAPSAAEPKKTEDADARCAAEPAVRPLGAAPVKDLLQARERCLNLQRTNEAGVSASAKASGGRRYSCRHAEVGLLAGLSLRRELDRDWIAAWCVCLSLFQPTPSPSSEASTSGSTPPLADFVAPSPLPVSHGTRGGTKETSLATLRHSGGLGATTAVAEAETGKVLQLLKRVAELERKNEEKQRLLMKAQQALDAKESAERDDYENKIRNLFSQIEDLHTSLANAQEEQLSMAQQLEEERARRKAGEGDGAPGAGRDESVSSASYSKLRDELSALRAKMQQADRAHKDIQAQHLLQQKQQHERIEELQVSLHRQQDEAHAERASLQALLRQHQTAEEMKEAELQRQAKALQTLEAESAALCRQCEAAQQSLAQISARLGEEKDAREKAERELTGLRNKLGEEHHDDPLMQQLLTLQQEVSELTATRDELRRRKERDERAHLQHIHQLQEQLRQVREQQQERIHILEQEKVTLRMQVLALEHEISLLPSGESGSSSEGDSAFLAPSSPSAAAFGVAGGGGAGQDAEAARGRRAAEKRAASLIEELETDLVKTKIELALAEQRRAEDLDICKHKIASLKDTILNYAAVVSDLEVQVADLKLQTKHRDFFFASGSSVGARRLKPIRSLRSLFRASRAQGSRSSPECEAAQPGPCLSLTSGASSPPRGEPDEGGGGERRPENEGENRNAPPLVCAAAAVRSTAQLVLFDANREEEACPANLETREGRVARRSAETPRAAALNASPRAPPPPQPPSRSSSFRFRLRSGSFVKDERPDRDGRRRRESASGRDDARASDARKLRQSFSVSGAERNWSPPPRPEGGAWRANSRESPDVSALN, encoded by the exons ATgtcgcgcgtcctgcgcggcctgAAACACATCCGccaggagagcgagaagtaCCGCTTCTCGCTCAGGGTCGAGGCCGTCAAAATCAACCACAGCAAAGCGGAGAAAACCTTCGCCACAGTCGAATGGATTCGAG GCCCGaagcgctgccgcgggcgtgAGGTAGTTGTGTTGTCGCCCGGCGCCAACTCGCTCGAGTTCGCCGCAGGCCACGAGTTCGTCCTGATTGCGACTTTGTTTCGTAAgaaaggcgccggcgagcctgAGAAGGGCGACAAACCCGCGCCTGCCAacgcctcgcgtctgcgcaagTTCGCGCTGCGACGCAACAgcacagccgcggcgagcacaggcgaggaggagacagacgcacgcgcaggcgactgTCTCTTTCTGCCGAAGGAGTCGAAGCTGCAG CTCGTCGAAGTCCAGGAGAGCGGCCGGCGGTCATTCCGCGCACTCacggggcgcgcgcggctgaactcgttcgcgggcgcgtcgggctCCGGGCTCTCGCCATCGACGCccgaggcggacgccgcaACCGCGTCGGGCTCGCTGTCGGGTGCGTCGCgaccgtctccgccgctgaaCCTGCGGGCCGCGCCGATCGCCAGCGCCGTGTTGGCGGAGCGCCGCATCGACCTGGCGCAGTTTGTGaacgcgcgcgtggcgaaGGGCAACGAGACGGGCGTGGCGGAGGTCATTCAGGAGCGCCTGACACTGCCGCTTGATCGTTGCGGCGACCCTGAGGCGTCCATCACCTTCGTTCTCTCGTTCACGCACCTCGGCTCTGCCGGCGAGGGAG acgacgacgccgtgTCTCTGCACTCGGGGCTTGTTTCGCTGGCGAGCGACGAGACCTTCTTTCGGCAGtccgtcgcggcgcccgccggcttCTCCTCGGCAGTCAgcgggcctgctgcgcccgtCCTCGCGGTGCGTCACCCGCagggcgcctcctcttcagcgctgccgccgacgcgcgaggctctcgagaGGCCTGCAGCGACTGCCGGAGGTCACAAGAAGCCCGATGCGCttgccgcgccgagcgcagcGGAGCCCAAAAAGaccgaggacgcggacgcgcggtGCGCCGCTGAACCCGCCGTGCGcccgctgggcgcggcgcccgttAAGGATCTCTTgcaagcgagagagcgcTGCCTCAATCTGCAGCGGACGAATGAGGCAGGCGTAAGCGCCAGCGCGAAAGCCTCAGGAGGCAGAAGGTATAGttgcagacacgcagaggtTGGGCTACTTGCtggtctctctctccgtcgcgaGCTCGACCGCGATTGGATCGCTGCGTGGTGCGTGtgtctttctctttttcagccgactccgtcgccctcctcggaGGCCTCCACGAGCGGCagcacgccgccgctcgcggacttcgtcgcgccttcgccgctgccggtCAGCCACGGCACACGCGGCGGGACGAAGGAGACTTCGCTAGCCACGCTGAGGCACAGCGGGGGACTGGGCGCGAccaccgcggtcgcggaggcggagaccggCAAGGTGCTTCAGCTGCTCAAGCGCGTCGCGGAACTTGAGCGGAAgaacgaagaaaaacagcGCTTGCTGatgaaggcgcagcaggccctCGACGCGAAGGAG agtgcagagagagacgactACGAAAACAAGATTAGGAACCTCTTCTCGCAAATCGAAGACCTCCACACCTCGCTGGCGAATGCGCAAGAAGAGCAACTCAGCATG gcgcagcagctggaggaggagcgcgcgcggcggaaggcgggggagggcgacggTGCGCCgggcgcagggagagacgagagcgTCTCTTCAGCCTCCTACTCGAAGCTGCGGGACGAGCTGAGCGCCCTTCGAGCGAAAATGCAACAGGCAGACCGCGCGCACAAAGACATCCAGGCGCAGCACCTTCtccagcagaagcagcaacATGAGAGAATCGAAGAACTCCAG GTCTCCCTCCATCGGCAGCAGgacgaggcgcacgcagagcgcgcatcgctgcaggcgctcctTCGGCAGCAccagacggcggaggagatgaaggaggctgagctgcagcggcaagcaaaggcgctgcagactctCGAGGCCGAGTCAGCGGCGCTGTGCCGGCAGTGCGAGGCGGCTCAGCAGAGCCTGGCGCAGATTTCCGCGCGCTTGGGGGAGgaaaaagacgcgcgcgagaaggccgagCGGGAGTTGACTGGCCTGCGAAACAAACTCGGCGAAGAACACCACGACGATCCCCTCATGCAACAGCTCCTCACGCTCCAACAAGag GTCTCGGAACTCACTGCGACtcgcgacgagctgcgccgtcgcaaggagcgcgacgagcgTGCGCATTTGCAGCACATCCATCAGCTCCAG GAACAGCTGCGCCAGgtgcgcgagcagcagcaggagcgaATTCACATCCTGGAGCAAGAGAAAGTGACGCTCAG AATGCAAGTTTTGGCGCTTGAGCACGAGATCAGTCTGCTGCCGTCGGGCGAATCTGGGTCTTCCTCCGAAGGCGACTCCGCTTTCctcgctccctcctcgccgtccgcggcggccttcggcgtggcggggggcggcggcgcagggcaggacgcggaggcggcgcgggggcggcgcgcggcggagaagcgagcCGCTTCGCTGATCGAGGAACTCGAAACG GACCTGGTGAAGACGAAAATTGaactcgccctcgccgagcagcgccgcgcggaagacctGGACATCTGCAAACACAAAATCGCTTCGCTGAAAGACACGATTCTCAACTACGCCGCCGTTGTCTCCGACCTCGAG gTTCAAGTCGCGGATTTGAagctgcagacgaagcacCGCGACTTTTTCTTTGCCTCGGGCTCGtccgtcggcgcgcggcgccttaAGCCCATCCGCTCGCTCAGGTCTcttttccgcgcctcgcgcgcccagggcagccgcagctcgccagagtgcgaggcggcgcagccagGCCCCTGCCTGTCGCTGACCTCTGGCGCGtcctccccgccgcgcggagagcccgacgaggggggcggcggcgagcggcggcctgAGAACGAAGGAGAGAATCGAAATGCGCCGCCCCTggtgtgcgccgccgccgcagttcGCTCGACCGCGCAGCTCGTGCTGTTTGACGCGAATCGTGAAGAGGAGGCTTGCCCTGCAAACCTCGAAACCCGCGAGGGGCGAGTTGCTAGAAGGagcgccgagacgccgcgcgccgccgcccttaACGCCAGCCCccgcgcaccgccgccaccgcagcCTCCGTCGCGCTCTTCGTCGTTTCGCTTTCGGCTGCGCTCTGGGAGCTTCGTGAAGGACGAAAGGCCCGACAGAGACggccggagacggcgagagagcgcgagtGGGCGCGATGACGCGCGCGCAAGCGACGCAAGAAAACTGAGACAAAGCTTCagcgtctccggcgccgaAAGAAActggtcgccgccgccgcggccagaAG gcggcgcctggcgggcgAATTCTCGCGAATCGCCGGATGTCTCCGCACTGAATTAA
- a CDS encoding serine/threonine-protein phosphatase PP2A catalytic subunit (encoded by transcript BESB_062450) translates to MSPATGGGTLSSPAHAGDSSALFTIPSNMPTSALPYHYLGQEELLTIDKQMDRLFKCEKLDEEEVRRLCAVLKDILVQEANVQPVRTPVTVVGDIHGQFHDLLEIFKCAGTCPSVNFLFLGDYVDRGLNSVESVSLVFLLKVRYRHRVTLIRGNHESRQITQVYGFYDECLRKYGNANVWSYFTDVFDYLPLSALIEDQIFCPHAGLSPTIETLDHVRLLERFQEVPHEGPMCDLLWSDPEEQMPGWGMSPRGAGYTFGQDISEKFNHVNGLKLIARAHQLIMEGFQWSQANNVVTIFSAPNYCYRCGNQAAIMKIDEHMNYTFIQFNPSLLQASGTEVQKKIPDYFL, encoded by the exons ATGAGTCCTGCGACGGGCGGCGGgactctctcctctccggcgCACGCCGGAGACTCTTCGGCGCTCTTCACGATTCCGTCAAACATGCCGACCTCCGCGCTTCCGTACCACTACCTCGGTcaggaggagctgctgaCGATTGACAAGCAGATGGACAGACTATTCAAATGCGAAAAActcgacgaagaggaagtgCGAAGGCTGTGCGCCGTTCTCAAG GACATTCTGGTGCAAGAGGCGAACGTGCAGCCCGTGAGGACGCCGGTGACGGTCGTGGGCGACATCCACGGCCAGTTCCACGATCTTTTGGAGATCTTCAAATGCGCTGGAA CTTGCCCGTCGGTTAACTTCTTGTTCCTCGGCGACTACGTCGACCGTGGCCTGAACTCTGTGGAGTCTGTCAGCTTGGTATTCCTCCTGAAG GTGCGATATCGGCACCGAGTGACGCTGATTCGCGGCAACCACGAAAGCCGGCAAATCACGCAAGTATACGGATTCTACGACGAGTGCTTGCGAAAATACGGAAACGCCAACGTCTGGAGTTACTTCACAG ATGTCTTCGACTACCTCCCTCTGAGTGCGCTGATAGAGGACCAAATCTTCTGTCCGCACGCCGGGCTCTCGCCGACGATCGAGACTCTGGACCACGTGCGACTCCTCGAGCG ATTTCAAGAAGTTCCACACGAAGGCCCCATGTGCGATCTCCTCTGGTCTGACCCGGAGGAGCAGATGCCCGGATGGGGCATGTCGCCCCGAGGCGCAG GCTACACCTTCGGACAAGATATCTCTGAGAAATTCAATCACGTGAACGGCCTGAAGCTCATCGCGAGGGCGCATCAACTCATCATGGAG GGATTTCAGTGGTCGCAGGCGAACAACGTGGTCACGATTTTCTCTGCTCCGAACTACTGCTACCGCTGTGGGAACCAGGCTGCAATCATGAAGATCGATGAGCACATGAACTATACTTT CATTCAGTTCAacccgtcgctgctgcaggcgtctgGGACGGAAGTCCAGAAGAAAATCCCGGATTATTTCCTCTAG